The DNA sequence cttttgaagaGGAAAGATAGAACAAAAAGCGACAAAGATAAGAAATTTCAAACCTAATAAGTTTTCGTCCGCATGAATTACTATGGCTAGCTTCAGTTTACCTTgcttcaaaaagtgtttaatcaCCCGACAGCAGTACTCGTGCAtcatattttgtgtttattgattCTAGGTTAAAATATAGAATCAAGGGAATGATAGCTTTGCAAGGTAAtcctacataaacaaaaaaataaataaagaagtgtaTCACAGAAACCtataaaacctataaaaacctacaaaacacaaaattgaaTAGCACATTGGACTtaattgaatgaaataaaaaagacatgttttttcaactgaatgtaagaagaaacattaaagctcaaaacggatagcaatttttaagtatatgaaggggttcacccccttgtcaatactcgctctttacgctgttcaaatttggttccaattctttaagaatgactcctgaatctcaaaggccgtttgattagaataaatatctcttttgaaagtactaaaaaaaaactttagcgtaaagagcgaggtattgacgaaagggtgaaccttctcatatgtaataatttcttttcgttttaagtttcaatcctgctccttactttgagttgaagaaacttttttttcatttaatttcttattctttttttaataatgcttggaaatccagtgcccccttgatcgaaaattcagctcccctatgaaaagtttctccatggaaagatcctcctacataaccTCCTCTGCTCGAGCtgcccccccaccagaaaaaaactgaaaacgtctgtatacttcgcaattacctatactatttataaaaaagggcaaagtcCACAAATTGAACACCTTCCCCCAGATACTTTGGACAATTAAGACAtctttaaagacatatttattagatttttcaaatatattaaacaaaatggctgtttcaaaattttgatcaggtgacttagGGTAAAAAGAGGGTGGGATGGGGCTTAGTTgctctccaaatttttggtcatttgaaaaagggcactagaacttttaattttcctttgaatgagccctcttgcgatattctaggacaactgggtccatacgatcacccctgaaaaaaaaataacacgcgtccttgatctttcttctggcaaaaaatccaaaattcctcattttagcagataggagcttgaaactcctgcaGTAAAGTTCAGTGATGCGCTGAATTAAATGGTGAGATTTTTGTTAAggttatattactttcaggggggggggggtgtttttccctattttcggacataagacaaattttctcaggctcgtaacttttgatgggtaaaactaaatttgatacaacttatatatttgaaattagcgtacaaatctgattcttttgatgcatctataggtatcaaaattccgtgttttagagtttcggttactattgagccgggtcgctttttacttgaagttcgttaccacgaactaattGATTATAGCTTCGTAGTTgaattgattatgttttttgttgttgcttgctctaaattttgtgttgttttctatGTTAATTATGTACAATTCACGTCCTAgttcttatggcacttgatatctaccaagtgacatatagcgatcgcaaattctgttggtctgtcggtcccggttttgctactttaggcatttctaggtaagctaagacgatgaaatttggcaggcgtatagaccagattaaattaaaaattatttccctgattcgactatctggggggagtgggggggggcggTCAAatcggaagaaatagaaaaaatgaagtatttctaacttaccaacgggtggtcgaatcttaatgaaatttgatatttaaaaggatatcatgtctcaaagctgttatcTTAAATCTGGatcggatttggtgacatttgggggagttggaggggggacctaaaatcttggaaaacgcttagagtggagggatcagtatgaaacttggtggaaaaaataagcagttgtcctagatacgtgatttacataaacggaacggatctgctctatttgggggagttgggtgggggagggttaattctgaaaaattagacaaaattaggtatttttaacttacgatggagtgatcggatcttaatgaaatttcatatttagaatgacctcCTAAATCGGACCTCATACTTTAAGCtctgaccggatccagagtcattaaagtggggtggaattgggggggggggtctaaaaactttgaaaacgcttagtgtgGGGGGATcacgatgaaacttgatgggaataataagcacaagttatagatacgtgattgacataattggaacggatctgttcactttggtatgagctctagcaaaattctaagaatcaatagattgatttaaaagaaaatcagaggcttaatgccggttgggatttaaaataaaagctgtgagtcacgaggcccttctaaatatcaaaattcattaagatccgatcacccactcgtaagttacaggacagacagaaattCTGTCgtacggacagaaattgcgatcgctatatggcacttggccgaagggcaagtgccataaaaaaagaatactcaGCGACCTATTCTTTGATACTTCGAATAACTATCccatctggatgaaacttaataATTTACAAGAGGACACAtccaagttgcaaattttgtcgAGTATTTagtaaactaaaaatataactatCGGTGAAGTACTGGTAAAAGAAGTAACTGGGACATcacttttaatttgattttaattaaaacttgattACTCTGTAGGATAGTGATGCTGGGACGTCAAGGGACAACCCATCGGCAACCGAAGTTTTACCGACAAACGAGCAGACCCTGGATATGAGACACATTTCTGAGGAGACAAACCTGCGCGAACCACAAACGGAGGAAATGGCTTCCAGAACGATCAGTACCGATTTGTCCGTGAACCCGTATGATAACCCCTACCAACCAGTTTTGACTGAATATCCCGCCACTACCATCGGGAATCGCACACGAAAATTTAACAGCTCCTATTTCTTGGCATACCCATGGCTCGAATATTCGAAAGAACAGGACTCGGTGTTCTGTTTCAATTGCCGACATTTCAGTGGATCCTCGCTAAGATCAGGCGAAAGGTATGGAGCTAGAGCATTCATTGACGTAGGATTTAGAAAGTGGAAAGACATTTCTGAACTGATACGGCAGCACGAAAACAGCGACCGACACAAAGCATGTACCATTTCTTTGACTCAGTTTAAAGCTATTGAGACGGAGGCGGCCGAATCTGTTGCGTCATGCCTCTACAAAGAACGCGAAAAGGAAATACTAGAGAATAGACAGTACGTAAAAGCTCTACTAAAAACTACAGCATTACTTGGACGGCAAGGTCTTGCGTTTCGTGGCCATGATGAAGGGGAGTCTAGTGCCAATCAAGGGAATTTCGTAGAGACAGTACATCTTTTAACAGAAATCAACCCGGACTTGATGAAAAACTCTCGTAAGGCCTATGGCCATTACATGTCACACGAGTACCAAAACGACTACATTGAGATCATaggaaatgaaatcaaaagttctatcgCGAAAGAAGTcagagaagcaaaatattttgccgtTCTTGCTGACTAGACAAAAGACCTCTCGAAAAAGGAACAACTCGCGATCTTAGTGCGCTATGTTCATGAcctgaaaatcaaagaaagggCCATAGGTTGCTACCACATGCGCAAGGTTGACGCTGAGAGTTTGGCCGACTTCATTTACAACGAAATAAAGGGTATCGGCCTTGACTGGTCAAAGTGTGTTGGACAGTGCCATGACGGGGCCAGTGTAATGAGCGGACACTTTTCAGGAGTACAGGCCCATCTCCGGGAAAAAGCACCACAAGTGGTGTACACACACTGTCATTCCCATAGACTTAACCTTGTCATTGGCGATTGTatgcagaaaatacaaagaatttcatcagtattttcagttttgcaaaCAGTTTACAGTTTCGTCTCCAACAGCAACACTCGATACCAGTTGTTCGTCGAAACCCAGAAAACTGCCAATGTGCCTGTGCTAACGCTTGAAAGGATAGTAG is a window from the Artemia franciscana chromosome 17, ASM3288406v1, whole genome shotgun sequence genome containing:
- the LOC136037564 gene encoding zinc finger MYM-type protein 1-like; the protein is MQFHSSRCISGIASDHLEQMTVVTSKFQHNKPIRLIPRRATRFPDSDAGTSRDNPSATEVLPTNEQTLDMRHISEETNLREPQTEEMASRTISTDLSVNPYDNPYQPVLTEYPATTIGNRTRKFNSSYFLAYPWLEYSKEQDSVFCFNCRHFSGSSLRSGERYGARAFIDVGFRKWKDISELIRQHENSDRHKACTISLTQFKAIETEAAESVASCLYKEREKEILENRQYVKALLKTTALLGRQGLAFRGHDEGESSANQGNFVETVHLLTEINPDLMKNSRKAYGHYMSHEYQNDYIEIIGNEIKSSIAKEVREAKYFAVLAD